The Agromyces atrinae genome window below encodes:
- a CDS encoding MFS transporter, which translates to MSTMTTEAPTTGRAPARAWAALAVLMLPVLLVSVDNTVLSFAIPEISRALSPTAAQQLWIIDAYPLVLAGLLVSMGSLGDRIGRRRMLLIGSAGFALVSVAAAFAPTAELLIAARAGLGFFGAMLMPSTLSLLRSIFMDREQRRLAIAIWASGFAAGSALGPIVGGILLLHFPWGSVFLLAVPVLIPIFILVPLLVRESRDPAPGPVDPVSILLSLAAMAPVVFAIKEFATEGLTPLAIGTFVIGVVSGWLFVRRQLRRPVPMLDVRLFTKGSFGGAVAVNLFSVIALVGFLYFVSQHLQLIVGLDPVEAGLALVPGLVVMIIAGLGVVPIARRVRPRILVPTALSISAAGYVVLGLGSSDGGLVAPIIAFVLLGLGIGAAETVSNELILSSAPANKAGAASAVSETAYELGAVLGTAILGSIITAHYRANIVLSDALTATQAHDARETLAGAVNVAETLPPTDAAALLASASHAFDGGVVVTSMIAVGLMLAAALVAAITLRNPTAPVEHD; encoded by the coding sequence ATGAGCACGATGACGACAGAGGCACCGACGACGGGTCGTGCGCCCGCGCGCGCCTGGGCGGCGCTCGCGGTGCTCATGCTGCCGGTGCTGCTCGTGTCCGTCGACAACACGGTGCTGAGCTTCGCGATCCCTGAGATCTCTCGCGCGCTGTCGCCGACGGCCGCCCAGCAGCTCTGGATCATCGACGCCTACCCGCTCGTCCTCGCGGGCCTCCTCGTCTCGATGGGCAGCCTCGGCGACCGCATCGGCCGCCGTCGCATGCTCCTCATCGGCTCGGCCGGTTTCGCGCTCGTCTCGGTCGCCGCCGCCTTCGCGCCCACGGCCGAACTCCTCATCGCCGCACGAGCGGGTCTCGGCTTCTTCGGTGCGATGCTCATGCCGTCGACCCTCTCCCTCCTCCGCTCGATCTTCATGGATCGCGAGCAGCGTCGCCTCGCCATCGCGATCTGGGCCTCGGGGTTCGCCGCGGGCTCGGCGCTCGGCCCGATCGTCGGCGGCATCCTGCTCCTGCACTTCCCGTGGGGCTCCGTATTCCTCCTCGCCGTGCCCGTGCTCATCCCGATCTTCATCCTCGTGCCGCTCCTCGTGCGGGAGAGCCGCGACCCCGCGCCGGGACCGGTCGACCCCGTGAGCATCCTCCTGTCGCTCGCGGCGATGGCGCCCGTCGTCTTCGCGATCAAGGAGTTCGCGACGGAGGGCCTCACGCCGCTCGCGATCGGCACGTTCGTCATCGGTGTCGTCTCCGGCTGGCTCTTCGTGCGCCGGCAGCTTCGGCGGCCCGTGCCGATGCTCGATGTCCGTCTCTTCACGAAGGGCTCGTTCGGCGGCGCCGTCGCGGTCAACCTCTTCAGCGTCATCGCGCTCGTCGGCTTCCTCTACTTCGTCTCGCAGCACCTGCAGCTCATCGTCGGGCTCGACCCCGTCGAGGCGGGCCTCGCCCTCGTGCCGGGCCTCGTCGTCATGATCATCGCCGGGCTCGGTGTCGTTCCGATCGCGCGCCGCGTGCGCCCGCGCATCCTCGTGCCGACGGCGCTGTCGATCTCGGCCGCGGGCTACGTCGTGCTGGGCCTCGGCTCGAGCGACGGCGGCCTCGTCGCGCCGATCATCGCCTTCGTGCTCCTCGGCCTCGGAATCGGCGCGGCCGAGACCGTGTCGAACGAGCTCATCCTCTCGAGCGCGCCCGCGAACAAGGCTGGTGCGGCGTCAGCGGTCTCCGAGACGGCCTACGAACTCGGCGCCGTGCTCGGCACGGCGATCCTCGGCAGCATCATCACCGCGCACTACCGCGCGAACATCGTGCTCTCCGACGCGCTCACGGCGACCCAGGCGCACGACGCGCGCGAAACGCTCGCGGGTGCCGTCAACGTCGCCGAGACGCTCCCGCCGACGGATGCCGCCGCTCTGCTCGCCTCGGCGTCGCACGCGTTCGACGGGGGTGTCGTCGTGACGTCGATGATCGCCGTCGGACTCATGCTCGCGGCAGCCCTCGTGGCGGCGATCACGCTCCGTAACCCGACCGCGCCGGTCGAGCACGACTGA
- the serA gene encoding phosphoglycerate dehydrogenase, with protein MTKPVVLIAEELSPATVDALGPDFEIRSVDGTDRPALLAALADANAILVRSATKVDAEAIAAAPKLQVVARAGVGLDNVDIKAATTAGVMVVNAPTSNIISAAELTVGHILSLARHIPAAHAALAQGQWKRSAYTGTELYEKTIGIIGLGRIGALIAARLQAFGTEVIAYDPYITAARAQQLGVQTVSLDELLERSDFITIHMPKTPETTGMIGREQFDLMKPSAYIVNVARGGLIDEEALHDALVSGRIAGAGLDVFVSEPPKESPLLGLPNIIVTPHLGASTDEAQEKAGVSVAKSVRLALAGELVPDAVNVAGGVIDPYVRPGIPLVEKLGQLFAGLAHGPLTSLDVEVRGELVDYDVSVLKLAALKGVFSNVVSETVSYVNAPLLAEQRGVAVRLITDSDSPEYRNVITLRGALADGEQISVSGTLTGTKQIEKIVAINGYDVEVPFAKSHIIMQYTDRPGIVAVYGREFGEAGINIAGMQIARREAGGPALSVLTVDSVVPAEVLERVSAAIEAHTLVEVDITE; from the coding sequence GTGACTAAGCCGGTCGTGCTGATCGCCGAAGAACTCTCTCCCGCCACCGTCGATGCGCTCGGCCCCGACTTCGAGATCCGCTCGGTCGACGGCACCGATCGCCCCGCGCTCCTCGCCGCTCTCGCCGACGCCAACGCGATCCTCGTGCGCTCGGCGACGAAGGTCGACGCCGAGGCGATCGCCGCGGCCCCGAAGCTCCAGGTCGTCGCGCGTGCGGGCGTCGGGCTCGACAACGTCGACATCAAAGCGGCGACGACCGCCGGTGTCATGGTCGTGAACGCACCGACGTCGAACATCATCTCGGCCGCCGAGCTCACGGTCGGTCACATCCTGAGCCTCGCGCGTCACATCCCCGCCGCTCACGCGGCCCTCGCTCAGGGTCAGTGGAAGCGCTCCGCCTACACGGGCACCGAGCTCTACGAGAAGACGATCGGCATCATCGGCCTCGGCCGCATCGGCGCGCTCATCGCCGCCCGACTGCAGGCCTTCGGCACCGAGGTCATCGCGTACGACCCCTACATCACCGCGGCGCGCGCCCAGCAGCTCGGCGTGCAGACGGTCTCGCTCGACGAACTGCTCGAGCGCAGCGACTTCATCACGATCCACATGCCGAAGACGCCCGAGACGACGGGCATGATCGGCCGCGAGCAGTTCGACCTGATGAAGCCGAGTGCGTACATCGTCAACGTCGCACGTGGCGGTCTCATCGACGAAGAGGCGCTGCACGACGCCCTCGTCTCGGGCCGTATCGCGGGCGCCGGTCTCGACGTCTTCGTGAGCGAGCCCCCGAAGGAGTCGCCGCTCCTCGGCCTCCCCAACATCATCGTCACGCCGCACCTCGGTGCGTCGACCGACGAGGCGCAGGAGAAGGCCGGTGTCTCCGTCGCGAAGTCGGTGCGCCTCGCCCTCGCCGGTGAGCTCGTTCCCGACGCGGTGAATGTCGCGGGCGGCGTCATCGACCCGTACGTCCGTCCCGGCATCCCCCTCGTCGAGAAGCTCGGTCAGCTGTTCGCCGGCCTCGCGCACGGCCCGCTCACGAGCCTCGACGTCGAGGTGCGCGGCGAGCTCGTCGACTACGATGTGAGCGTGCTGAAGCTCGCCGCACTCAAGGGCGTCTTCTCGAACGTCGTGAGCGAGACCGTGTCGTACGTCAACGCGCCGCTCCTCGCCGAGCAGCGCGGTGTCGCCGTGCGTCTCATCACCGACTCCGACTCGCCCGAGTACCGCAACGTCATCACGCTCCGCGGTGCTCTCGCCGACGGCGAGCAGATCTCGGTGTCGGGCACGCTGACGGGCACCAAGCAGATCGAGAAGATCGTCGCGATCAACGGCTACGACGTCGAGGTGCCGTTCGCGAAGAGCCACATCATCATGCAGTACACCGACCGCCCGGGCATCGTCGCGGTCTACGGTCGCGAGTTCGGCGAGGCCGGCATCAACATCGCCGGCATGCAGATCGCGCGTCGTGAGGCCGGCGGCCCCGCTCTCAGCGTGCTCACCGTCGACTCGGTGGTCCCCGCCGAGGTGCTCGAGCGCGTGAGCGCCGCGATCGAGGCGCACACCCTCGTCGAGGTCGACATCACCGAGTAG
- a CDS encoding fumarylacetoacetate hydrolase family protein, whose amino-acid sequence MKIARFSHGESIAFGVIDEEEHDLVVLKSDPMFAGYDPTGERVPLAEAKLLAPVIPRSKVIGVGRNYRDHAAEFGNEAPAEPLLFLKPNTSVVGPNDAIVLPALSSHVDFEGELAVIIGSIAKNVRVEDAASVVFGYTIANDVTARDLQKSDAQWTRAKGFDSFCPLGPVIETDLDLAGESVETRVNGELKQSGPLTDMVHSVAEIIAYASAVFTLLPGDVILTGTPAGVGPLASGDSVAITIPGIGTLTNPVRSA is encoded by the coding sequence ATGAAGATCGCGCGGTTCAGTCACGGCGAGTCGATCGCCTTCGGTGTCATCGATGAAGAGGAGCACGACCTCGTCGTGCTGAAGTCCGACCCGATGTTCGCCGGGTACGACCCGACGGGGGAGCGCGTGCCGCTCGCCGAGGCGAAGCTGCTCGCTCCCGTCATCCCGCGGTCGAAGGTCATCGGCGTCGGTCGCAACTATCGCGACCACGCCGCCGAGTTCGGCAACGAGGCACCGGCCGAGCCGCTGCTCTTCCTGAAGCCCAACACGTCGGTCGTCGGTCCGAACGATGCGATCGTCCTTCCTGCCCTGTCGTCACACGTCGACTTCGAGGGCGAGCTCGCCGTCATCATCGGCAGCATCGCGAAGAACGTGCGGGTCGAGGATGCCGCGAGCGTCGTCTTCGGCTACACGATCGCCAACGACGTGACGGCCCGCGACCTGCAGAAGTCCGACGCGCAGTGGACGCGCGCGAAGGGCTTCGACAGCTTCTGCCCGCTCGGGCCGGTGATCGAGACCGACCTCGACCTCGCGGGTGAGAGCGTCGAGACCCGTGTGAACGGTGAGCTCAAGCAGAGCGGGCCGCTCACCGACATGGTGCACTCCGTCGCCGAGATCATCGCGTACGCCTCGGCCGTCTTCACGCTGCTGCCCGGCGACGTCATCCTCACGGGTACGCCCGCGGGGGTCGGCCCGCTCGCGAGCGGCGACTCGGTCGCGATCACGATTCCGGGCATCGGCACGCTCACTAATCCGGTGCGCTCGGCCTGA
- a CDS encoding 3-isopropylmalate dehydrogenase, which yields MPRTVRLAVIPGDGIGPEVVAEALKVLRAAVGDETRFEETHFSLGAGRFLETGDVLTDDDLAAVASHDAILLGAVGGVPGDPRLANANIERGLLLKLRFSLDHYVNLRPTVLHPGVESPLAAPGDVDFVVVREGTEGPYVGNGGAIRVGTPAEVANEVSVNTAFGVERVVRYAFAAASGRRKKLTLVHKTNVLVFAGGLWKRTVDAVAVEFPDVAVDYLHVDAATIFLVTDPARFDVIVTDNLFGDILTDLAGAISGGIGLAASGNINPDGRFPSMFEPVHGSAPDIAGKGIADPTAAILSVALLLDHLGLADDAERVRGAASDDIAGRDGSTRSTSEIGDAIAARLAPAAP from the coding sequence ATGCCCCGCACCGTCAGACTCGCCGTGATTCCCGGAGACGGAATCGGACCCGAGGTCGTCGCCGAAGCGCTCAAGGTGCTGCGCGCGGCCGTCGGTGACGAGACCCGGTTCGAGGAGACGCACTTCTCCCTCGGCGCCGGACGGTTCCTCGAGACGGGCGACGTGCTCACCGACGACGATCTCGCTGCTGTCGCGTCGCACGACGCCATCCTTCTGGGCGCGGTCGGCGGGGTTCCCGGCGATCCTCGCCTCGCGAACGCGAACATCGAACGCGGGCTCCTCTTGAAGCTCCGCTTCTCGCTCGACCACTACGTGAACCTCCGGCCGACCGTGCTCCACCCCGGCGTCGAGAGCCCGCTCGCCGCTCCCGGCGACGTCGACTTCGTCGTCGTCCGCGAGGGAACCGAGGGCCCGTACGTCGGCAACGGCGGTGCGATCCGCGTCGGCACGCCCGCCGAGGTCGCCAACGAGGTCTCGGTCAACACGGCCTTCGGCGTCGAGCGTGTCGTGCGCTACGCGTTCGCCGCGGCGTCCGGCCGTCGCAAGAAGCTCACCCTCGTGCACAAGACCAATGTGCTCGTCTTCGCCGGCGGTCTGTGGAAGCGCACGGTCGACGCCGTCGCCGTCGAGTTCCCTGATGTCGCCGTCGACTACCTCCACGTCGATGCGGCCACGATCTTCCTCGTCACGGATCCTGCTAGATTCGATGTCATCGTCACGGACAACCTCTTCGGCGACATCCTCACCGATCTGGCCGGCGCAATCAGCGGCGGCATCGGTCTCGCGGCATCGGGCAACATCAACCCCGACGGCCGGTTCCCGAGCATGTTCGAGCCTGTCCACGGATCAGCGCCCGACATCGCCGGGAAGGGCATCGCCGACCCGACTGCTGCGATCCTCTCGGTAGCACTTCTCCTCGACCACCTCGGCCTGGCGGATGACGCCGAACGAGTTCGTGGAGCAGCCTCCGACGACATCGCCGGACGGGACGGATCGACTCGGTCGACCTCCGAGATCGGCGACGCCATCGCCGCGCGGCTGGCCCCCGCGGCGCCGTAA
- a CDS encoding DNA polymerase III subunit gamma/tau: protein MTRDRDDDALSWEGDDDPTLAPGWKTVGTSVPAPPTAAEAAGTGTETDDAREPHSDEAVDASQPSSATLILFGVFGGVYLLYTIGWIFSALRVPNPGVDAVAQFMFTLGLWFAVLAPAAWFATTLLATESGARRRIVWLVIGAVVLVPVPFVAGITS from the coding sequence ATGACGCGCGATCGCGATGACGATGCCCTGAGCTGGGAGGGCGACGACGACCCGACGCTCGCTCCCGGGTGGAAGACCGTCGGCACGTCCGTTCCGGCGCCGCCGACGGCTGCCGAGGCGGCCGGTACGGGTACCGAGACGGATGACGCGCGCGAGCCGCACTCCGACGAGGCCGTCGACGCCTCGCAGCCGAGCTCGGCGACGCTCATCCTCTTCGGCGTCTTCGGCGGCGTGTACCTGCTGTACACGATCGGCTGGATCTTCTCGGCTCTCCGGGTGCCGAACCCGGGCGTCGACGCCGTCGCGCAGTTCATGTTCACGCTCGGCCTCTGGTTCGCGGTGCTCGCGCCGGCCGCGTGGTTCGCGACGACGCTCCTCGCGACCGAGTCGGGTGCGCGCCGTCGCATCGTGTGGCTCGTCATCGGGGCCGTCGTGCTCGTGCCCGTGCCCTTCGTCGCCGGGATCACCTCGTGA
- the ilvN gene encoding acetolactate synthase small subunit produces MTSHVLSLLVEDKPGLLTRVAGLFARRGFNIESLAVGHSEIPGLSRITVVVDVDELPLEQVTKQLNKLVNVIKIVELDPAQSVQREHLLIKVKVDNTTRSQVLEAVNLFRARVVDVSTDALVIEVTGDSGKTTALLKVLEPYGIKEIAQSGLLAIGRGGKSITERVFKN; encoded by the coding sequence ATGACCAGCCACGTTCTGAGTCTTCTCGTCGAAGACAAGCCGGGTCTCCTGACCCGTGTCGCGGGTCTCTTCGCCCGTCGCGGCTTCAACATCGAGAGCCTGGCCGTCGGCCACTCCGAGATCCCCGGCCTCTCGCGCATCACCGTCGTCGTCGACGTCGACGAGCTGCCTCTCGAGCAGGTGACGAAGCAGCTCAACAAGCTCGTCAACGTCATCAAGATCGTCGAGCTCGACCCCGCGCAGTCGGTGCAGCGCGAGCACCTGCTCATCAAGGTGAAGGTCGACAACACGACCCGCTCCCAGGTACTCGAGGCGGTGAACCTCTTCCGTGCCCGTGTCGTCGACGTGTCGACCGACGCCCTCGTGATCGAGGTCACCGGCGACTCCGGCAAGACGACGGCACTCCTCAAGGTGCTCGAGCCCTACGGCATCAAGGAGATCGCCCAGTCGGGCCTCCTCGCGATCGGTCGCGGCGGCAAGTCGATCACCGAGCGCGTTTTCAAGAACTGA
- the ilvC gene encoding ketol-acid reductoisomerase — protein MAEIYYDKDADLSLIQGKKVAVIGYGSQGHAHAQNLRDSGVEVRVGLKDGSKSIQKASEAGFTVSNVADAAAWADVIVILAPDQHQRHIFAESIKDQLAEGKTLVFGHGFNIRFGYIEAPEGVDVILVAPKAPGHTVRREFVAGRGIPDIIAVEQDASGTAWDLAKSYAKAIGGTRAGVIKTTFTEETETDLFGEQAVLCGGVSQLVQYGFETLTEAGYQPQIAYFEVLHELKLIVDLMWEGGIAKQRWSVSDTAEYGDYVSGPRVIDPHVKENMQAVLADIQSGAFAERFISDQDNGAPEFLELRAKGENHPIEKTGKELRALFAWKQEDDDYTDGSVAR, from the coding sequence ATGGCTGAGATCTACTACGACAAGGACGCCGACCTCTCGCTCATCCAGGGCAAGAAGGTCGCCGTCATCGGCTACGGCTCGCAGGGCCACGCCCACGCGCAGAATCTGCGCGACTCGGGTGTCGAGGTGCGTGTCGGCCTGAAGGACGGCTCCAAGTCGATCCAGAAGGCTTCGGAGGCCGGCTTCACGGTGTCGAACGTCGCGGACGCCGCAGCGTGGGCCGACGTCATCGTCATCCTCGCTCCCGACCAGCACCAGCGCCACATCTTCGCCGAGTCGATCAAGGACCAGCTCGCCGAGGGCAAGACGCTCGTCTTCGGCCACGGCTTCAACATCCGCTTCGGCTACATCGAGGCTCCCGAGGGCGTCGACGTCATCCTCGTCGCTCCCAAGGCCCCGGGCCACACCGTCCGTCGCGAGTTCGTCGCCGGTCGCGGAATCCCCGACATCATCGCCGTCGAGCAGGACGCGTCGGGAACCGCATGGGACCTCGCCAAGTCGTACGCGAAGGCCATCGGCGGCACGCGTGCCGGCGTCATCAAGACGACCTTCACCGAAGAGACCGAGACCGACCTGTTCGGCGAGCAAGCCGTGCTCTGCGGCGGTGTCTCACAGCTCGTCCAGTACGGCTTCGAGACCCTGACCGAGGCCGGTTACCAGCCGCAGATCGCGTACTTCGAGGTCCTCCACGAGCTCAAGCTCATCGTCGACCTCATGTGGGAGGGCGGCATCGCCAAGCAGCGCTGGTCGGTCTCCGACACCGCTGAGTACGGCGACTACGTCTCGGGCCCGCGCGTCATCGACCCGCACGTCAAGGAGAACATGCAGGCCGTGCTCGCCGACATCCAGTCGGGTGCCTTCGCCGAGCGCTTCATCTCCGACCAGGACAACGGCGCCCCCGAGTTCCTCGAGCTCCGCGCCAAGGGTGAGAACCACCCCATCGAGAAGACGGGCAAGGAACTCCGCGCCCTCTTCGCGTGGAAGCAGGAAGACGACGACTACACCGACGGTTCCGTCGCGCGCTAG
- a CDS encoding branched-chain amino acid aminotransferase: MTIDLPLARPDLTWAVTTNDNAKSAEERDAILADPGFGNHFTDHMVDVCWSARGGWHRPRVSPYGPIPLDPAAAVLHYAQEVFEGMKAYRHGDGSIWTFRPYENAARMQRSARRMALPELPSDYFIDSLKQLIAVDGAWVPSADGTSLYLRPFMFAKEAFLGVRPAQKVGYYVIASPAGAYFTGGVQPVNIWLSTDYARAGKGGTGAAKTGGNYASSLLPQAEAYEKGCQQVLFLDEGEYLEELGGMNIVLVRRDGTLVTPESDTILEGITRDSILQLASDRGHTVERRRVTITEWRDGVASSEIVGAFACGTAAVVVPIGRLLAEDFEIVHSGPAADELALSLRAELTGIQYGRVEDRHGWMQRLDA; the protein is encoded by the coding sequence ATGACGATCGACCTCCCGCTCGCTCGACCCGATCTCACGTGGGCCGTGACGACGAACGACAACGCGAAGAGCGCTGAAGAACGCGACGCGATCCTCGCCGACCCCGGCTTCGGCAATCACTTCACCGATCACATGGTCGACGTCTGCTGGTCGGCACGGGGCGGATGGCACCGTCCGCGCGTCTCGCCCTACGGCCCCATCCCGCTCGACCCCGCCGCGGCCGTGCTCCACTACGCGCAAGAGGTCTTCGAGGGCATGAAGGCCTACCGTCACGGCGACGGCTCCATCTGGACGTTCCGTCCCTACGAGAACGCCGCGCGCATGCAGCGCTCGGCTCGCCGCATGGCGCTGCCCGAGCTTCCGAGCGACTACTTCATCGACTCGCTCAAGCAGCTCATCGCCGTCGACGGCGCGTGGGTGCCGAGCGCCGACGGCACGAGCCTCTACCTCCGGCCGTTCATGTTCGCGAAGGAGGCGTTCCTCGGCGTGCGCCCCGCCCAGAAGGTCGGGTACTACGTCATCGCGAGCCCCGCCGGCGCGTACTTCACCGGGGGAGTGCAGCCTGTCAACATCTGGCTCTCGACCGACTACGCCCGCGCGGGCAAGGGCGGCACGGGCGCGGCGAAGACCGGCGGCAACTACGCGTCGAGCCTCCTGCCGCAGGCCGAGGCCTACGAGAAGGGATGCCAGCAGGTGCTGTTCCTCGACGAGGGCGAGTACCTCGAAGAGCTCGGCGGCATGAACATCGTGCTCGTGCGTCGTGATGGAACGCTCGTCACGCCCGAGTCCGACACGATCCTCGAGGGCATCACGCGCGACTCGATCCTGCAGCTCGCGAGCGATCGCGGCCACACCGTCGAGCGTCGGCGCGTGACGATCACCGAGTGGCGCGACGGTGTCGCGTCGAGCGAGATCGTCGGCGCCTTCGCGTGCGGTACGGCGGCCGTCGTCGTGCCCATCGGCCGGTTGCTCGCCGAGGACTTCGAGATCGTGCACTCCGGACCGGCCGCCGACGAGCTCGCTCTGTCCCTGCGTGCCGAGCTCACGGGCATCCAGTACGGTCGCGTCGAAGACCGTCACGGCTGGATGCAGCGGCTCGACGCCTGA
- a CDS encoding DUF6458 family protein yields MSIGLGIFLFVVGAILVWAVEVQLEWIDLDMVGYILMGAGFLVFLLGIVLLARRRTSSTVSATHVDPATGDRVTRNETRGPDPL; encoded by the coding sequence ATGAGCATCGGACTCGGAATCTTCTTGTTCGTCGTCGGCGCCATCCTCGTGTGGGCCGTCGAGGTCCAGCTCGAGTGGATCGATCTCGACATGGTCGGCTACATCCTGATGGGTGCCGGCTTCCTCGTCTTCCTGCTCGGCATTGTGCTCCTCGCGCGTCGCCGTACCTCGTCGACGGTGTCGGCGACCCACGTCGACCCCGCGACCGGCGACCGCGTCACGCGCAACGAGACGCGCGGACCCGACCCGCTCTGA
- a CDS encoding bacitracin resistance protein — MTGEVATPGAEPRSRGVRFGFDVALAVFFGLFYAYDAWEAVGNLVGLTQYAAALDSTLSSTGWVVLIAAILLPIGLFALAFVIGRRRPLAVRIALYVTGLAVSAVLYLDVVMLFGPGALIA, encoded by the coding sequence GTGACCGGCGAGGTCGCGACGCCGGGCGCCGAGCCCCGCTCGCGCGGCGTGCGTTTCGGGTTCGACGTGGCCCTCGCCGTCTTCTTTGGTCTCTTCTACGCCTACGACGCGTGGGAGGCGGTCGGTAACCTCGTCGGTCTGACGCAGTACGCCGCGGCCCTCGATTCGACGCTCTCGTCGACGGGCTGGGTCGTGCTGATCGCGGCGATCCTCCTTCCGATCGGCTTGTTCGCGCTCGCCTTCGTCATCGGACGACGTCGGCCGCTCGCCGTGCGCATCGCGCTCTACGTGACGGGCCTCGCCGTCTCGGCGGTGCTGTACCTCGACGTCGTCATGCTCTTCGGACCGGGCGCGCTCATCGCCTGA
- a CDS encoding TetR/AcrR family transcriptional regulator, whose amino-acid sequence MARPPRAREAILDAYESILIDEGERTATLDAVARLADVSKGGLLYHFASKDALVHGAIERLDQLVDDDVAAIEAAGDDAVEYYIRTSVALQSPLDRAFVATARLAQGGDVAAQEALQRCRDRWREAIARSVADPGAVLAIALLGDGMYFNTSLHVQGEHGGVTLSPAEVDSLVRIARGIAATGNA is encoded by the coding sequence ATGGCCCGGCCACCCCGCGCCCGTGAGGCGATCCTCGATGCCTACGAGAGCATCCTCATCGACGAGGGCGAACGCACCGCGACACTCGACGCCGTCGCGCGCCTCGCCGATGTCTCGAAGGGCGGACTGCTCTACCACTTCGCCTCGAAGGACGCCCTCGTGCACGGTGCGATCGAACGGCTCGACCAGCTCGTCGACGACGACGTCGCGGCGATCGAAGCCGCGGGCGACGACGCGGTCGAGTACTACATCCGCACCTCGGTCGCGCTGCAGAGCCCCCTCGATCGCGCGTTCGTCGCAACGGCCCGACTCGCCCAGGGCGGCGACGTCGCAGCCCAGGAGGCGCTGCAGCGGTGCCGTGATCGCTGGCGCGAGGCGATCGCCCGCTCGGTCGCCGACCCCGGGGCCGTGCTCGCCATCGCCCTCCTCGGCGACGGGATGTACTTCAACACCTCACTGCACGTCCAGGGCGAACACGGCGGAGTGACCCTCTCCCCCGCCGAGGTCGATTCCCTCGTGCGCATCGCGCGCGGCATCGCGGCGACCGGGAACGCCTGA